In the genome of Hymenobacter taeanensis, one region contains:
- a CDS encoding lipopolysaccharide biosynthesis protein, with product MVRRILHNFTTRLLSALLSFSIVWLTARYLGAAGRGAVSLFVTDCAALLLFIGLLGGSSLIYLAPRRNLWHLVLPAYVWALAVCALGTGIIGLLRQPGATYLLHLGALSVLQALFSINTSLLLGRRREQTYHLLVVMQVALLAGGLLVAFSGAGPWRAVSSYYYASYLAYGLPLLLSFGALLSLPDPRLRLSRRLRATTRELARHSRGAHLSNILAFANYRLCYYFVAYYADTKAVGVLSVGTALMEAIWLIPRSTALIQYVELVNSPARSLPAAALRVARYTIGGTAASVLLMLMLPTALLSSLFGKEFGPAHEVMLLLAPGVVIMALQMLVSSYFAGLAQYRTNNTAAIIGLGFTVVACALLIPQLGIRGAALASTLSYSASTGFLLWKFWRATGTKPTSFLPQAADVARVWHLMRAKSI from the coding sequence ATGGTTCGTCGTATTCTGCACAATTTCACTACTCGCTTACTTAGCGCGCTGCTGAGCTTTAGCATTGTGTGGCTGACGGCCAGGTACCTGGGGGCGGCAGGACGTGGAGCGGTGAGCTTATTTGTAACCGACTGCGCTGCCTTACTCTTGTTTATTGGGTTGCTGGGTGGCTCCTCCCTGATCTATTTGGCTCCGCGCCGCAACTTGTGGCATTTGGTACTGCCGGCGTACGTTTGGGCCCTAGCGGTTTGCGCGCTAGGCACTGGCATAATAGGCCTGTTGCGCCAGCCTGGTGCCACGTACCTACTGCACCTGGGGGCGTTGAGCGTACTACAGGCCCTCTTCTCCATTAATACGTCGTTACTACTCGGCCGCCGCCGGGAGCAGACCTACCATCTATTAGTGGTGATGCAGGTAGCGCTGCTGGCGGGCGGTTTGCTGGTAGCTTTTAGTGGTGCCGGACCGTGGCGGGCAGTTAGTTCTTACTACTATGCCAGCTACCTGGCCTACGGCTTGCCGCTGCTGCTCAGCTTCGGCGCGCTGTTGTCCCTGCCTGATCCTCGTTTGCGCTTAAGCCGGCGCCTCCGCGCCACTACCCGCGAACTGGCGCGGCATAGCCGCGGGGCCCACCTGTCGAACATCCTGGCTTTCGCTAACTACCGGCTTTGCTATTATTTTGTGGCCTACTACGCCGATACCAAGGCCGTGGGGGTATTGTCGGTGGGCACGGCGCTGATGGAGGCTATCTGGCTGATTCCGAGGAGCACTGCGCTTATTCAGTACGTTGAATTAGTTAACTCACCTGCCAGATCGTTGCCGGCAGCCGCATTACGAGTAGCCCGGTATACTATTGGGGGTACGGCAGCCAGCGTATTACTTATGCTCATGTTACCTACCGCTCTGCTGTCTAGCCTCTTTGGCAAAGAATTCGGGCCGGCACACGAGGTTATGCTTCTACTGGCGCCCGGTGTGGTTATTATGGCACTGCAGATGCTCGTTAGTAGCTACTTCGCGGGGCTGGCCCAGTACCGCACCAATAATACGGCCGCTATAATAGGCCTAGGGTTCACGGTAGTTGCTTGCGCCTTGCTTATCCCACAACTAGGCATCAGGGGAGCTGCCTTAGCCTCTACCTTATCGTACAGTGCTTCAACAGGCTTCCTACTCTGGAAATTCTGGCGAGCTACCGGTACCAAGCCAACTTCCTTTCTGCCTCAGGCTGCTGATGTAGCGCGTGTTTGGCACCTGATGCGGGCAAAGAGTATTTAG
- a CDS encoding class I SAM-dependent methyltransferase, which produces MTKLTKTLRGLASLVRNPWLLNHVLATDDAMWQQRSLAHTVRWQTGEHGLPVAALAPLLPAAGETVQPFAFREGGSLPTDLALLRALARAIPGCRYFEIGTWRGESAANVAEVAASVHTLNLSAAELRALGLSERYINLHGFFSRPLPNVTHLTGDSATFPMHELGHFDLLFIDGDHRYEAVRTDTRRVFEHLVGPATTVVWHDASRQPGQPRWEVLAGILDGIPAAAPGHLMQVENTLCAIYTPSPLPTDLPEPLADPMPAFRVTVQVLP; this is translated from the coding sequence GGCTCTTGAACCACGTGCTGGCCACTGATGACGCAATGTGGCAACAGCGCAGCTTGGCGCATACTGTGCGGTGGCAGACAGGAGAACACGGCCTGCCGGTAGCTGCATTGGCGCCCTTGCTGCCTGCCGCTGGTGAAACTGTGCAGCCCTTTGCCTTCCGGGAGGGGGGCTCCTTGCCTACTGATTTGGCGCTGCTGCGTGCCCTGGCCCGCGCGATACCCGGCTGCCGTTATTTTGAGATTGGCACCTGGCGTGGCGAAAGCGCCGCCAACGTGGCTGAAGTAGCCGCATCGGTGCACACGCTGAACCTTTCGGCGGCTGAGCTTCGGGCTTTGGGTTTATCGGAGCGCTACATCAACCTGCACGGTTTCTTCTCCCGGCCGTTACCAAATGTGACGCATCTGACGGGGGATTCAGCCACGTTTCCCATGCACGAGCTAGGCCACTTCGACCTGCTGTTCATAGACGGAGACCATCGCTACGAGGCCGTGCGGACGGATACGCGCCGCGTATTTGAGCATCTGGTGGGCCCGGCTACCACAGTAGTATGGCACGACGCTAGCCGGCAGCCGGGGCAGCCGCGCTGGGAAGTGCTGGCCGGGATTCTGGATGGTATTCCTGCTGCAGCCCCTGGGCATTTAATGCAGGTAGAAAATACGCTGTGCGCCATCTATACGCCTAGCCCACTACCCACCGACTTGCCTGAGCCTCTGGCCGACCCCATGCCGGCCTTCCGTGTAACTGTGCAAGTGCTACCCTAA